In Phaseolus vulgaris cultivar G19833 chromosome 10, P. vulgaris v2.0, whole genome shotgun sequence, a single genomic region encodes these proteins:
- the LOC137815684 gene encoding uncharacterized protein: MSTELRVARKEATDLRHKVQLLAQEKIELESKLVPYRVKVADLETLIKADAAKVKKLEQRSADREVFLGKVEKERDDTMAKLAEANKENGKIAAELAQAQAESKKVAEDLLQAQETIEELKKQAENVYMRQHNANLAEALAASDQKLKEAESAIATLTTEKVVLETDKAGFEAEKAKLWEEAADTFAEGFDFALEQLKCAFPEVDRSQLSIEFEVVDGKVVRP, translated from the exons atgagcaccgagctccgggtggcgcgcaaggaggccaccgatctacgccataaggtgcagcttttggctcaagagaagattgagctggagagcaagctggtgccctatcgcgtcaaagtggctgacctggagacGTTAatcaaagctgacgccgccaaggtgaagaagctcgaacaaaggtcagccgatcgggaggtcttcctggggaaggtggaaaaggaaagagatgacaccatggctaagctcgctgaagccaacaaagaaaatgGGAAGATCGCCGCCGAACTGGCCCAGgcgcaggcagaatccaagaaggttgctgaagaccttcttcaagctcaagaaaccattgaagaacttaagaagcaa GCTGAGAACGTCTATATGCGCCAACATAATGCGAATTTGGCGGAGGCTCTCGCCGCGAGTGATCAGAAGCTTAAAGAAGCCGAGTCGGCCATTGCCACCCTGACCACCGAGAAGGTTGTGCTTGAGACCGACAAGGCTGGGTTCGAGGCCGAGAAGGCCAAGCTATGGGAAGAGGCGGCCGACACCTTCGCTGAGGGTTTTGACTTCGCTCTCGAGCAACTCAAGTGTGCCTTCCCAGAGGTCGATCGTTCCCAACTATCTATAGAATTTGAGGTGGTGGACGGCAAGGTCGTTCGTCCCTGA